The following are encoded in a window of Doryrhamphus excisus isolate RoL2022-K1 chromosome 16, RoL_Dexc_1.0, whole genome shotgun sequence genomic DNA:
- the LOC131104247 gene encoding probable phospholipid-transporting ATPase IIA yields MTDNIPLQPVRRPKRNNSKHRNGCCPWSKCCGMCDFRPRTVWLGHPEKREQRYPRNVINNQKYNFFTFLPGVLFNQFKYFFNLYFLLLACSQFVEVLRLGDLYTYWVPLGLVLTITIIREAVDEIRCYFRDKEVNSQIYSKLSTRGTAKVKSSNIQVGDLIIVEKNQRVPADMIFLRTSERNGSCFLRTDQLDGETDWKLRLPVACTQRLPTAADLLQIRSYVYAEEPNIDIHNFIGTFTREDGDPPINESLSIENTLWASTVVASGTVVGVVIYTGKELRSVMNTSNPRHKVGLFDLEVNCLTKILFGALVVVSLVMVALQHFAGRWYLQIMRFLLLFSNIVPISLRVNLDMGKMVFSWMIKRDSKIPGTVVRASTIPEQLGRISYLLTDKTGTLTQNEMVFRRLHLGTVAYGMDSMDEVQSHVFSAYTQPAHDPPASRTPAATKVRKTISSRVHEAVKAIALVHNVTPAYESNGVTDQAEAEQHYEDTCRVYQASSPDEVSLVQWTESVGLTLVGRDQSSMQLRTPSGQIMNFSILQLFPFTYESKRMGIIVRDEWSGEITFYMKGADVVMAGIVQYNDWLEEECGNMAREGLRVLVVSKKSLTEEQYQDFEARYVQAKLSVHDRSLKVATVIESLEMEMELLCLTGVEDQLQADVRPTLEILRNAGIKVWMLTGDKLETATCTAKNAHLITRNQDIHIFRAVTTRGEAHLELNAFRRKHDCALVISGDSLEVCLKYYEYEFMELACQCPAVVCCRCAPTQKAQIIRLLQERTGKLTCAVGDGGNDVSMIQEADCGVGVEGKEGKQASLAADFSVTQFKHLGRLLMVHGRNSYKRSAALSQFVIHRSLCISTMQAVFSSVFYFASVPLYQGFLVIGYSTIYTMFPVFSLVLDKDVKSEVAMLYPELYKDLLKGRPLSFKTFLIWVLISIYQGSIIMYGALLLFESEFVHIVAISFTSLILTELLMVALTVQTWHWLMMVAELLSLACYVASLVFLHDFIDVYFITTPSFLWKVTSITLVSCLPLYILKYLRRRFSPPSYSKLTS; encoded by the exons GTGCTGTTCAATCAGTTCAAGTACTTCTTCAACCTGTACTTCCTGCTGCTGGCCTGCTCGCAGTTTGTGGAGGTTCTGCGCTTGGGTGACCTCTACACCTACTGGGTCCCGCTG GGTCTGGTGTTGACCATCACCATCATCCGAGAGGCGGTGGATGAAATCCGATGCTACTTTCGAGACAAAGAGGTGAACTCGCAGATCTACAGCAAGCTGTCCACCAGAG GCACAGCCAAGGTGAAAAGCAGCAACATCCAAGTGGGGGATCTCATCATTGTGGAAAAG AACCAGCGCGTTCCTGCTGACATGATCTTTTTAAGGACCTCGGAGAGAAATG gctccTGCTTCCTTCGCACGGACCAGCTGGATGGGGAGACTGACTGGAAGCTCCGCCTCCCGGTGGCTTGCACACAGAGGCTGCCCACCGCTGCA GACCTTTTACAGATCCGATCCTACGTTTACGCAGAGGAACCAAACATCGACATCCATAACTTTATTGGAACCTTCACCCGG GAGGATGGAGACCCCCCCATCAACGAAAGCCTCAGCATTGAGAACACGCTGTGGGCCAGCACGGTGGTGGCCTCGG GCacggtggtgggggtggtgatCTACACCGGCAAGGAGCTGCGCAGCGTCATGAACACCTCCAACCCCAGACACAAG GTGGGCCTGTTTGACCTGGAGGTCAACTGCCTGACAAAGATCCTGTTCGGGGCCTTGGTGGTGGTCTCTCTGGTCATGGTGGCCCTGCAGCACTTTGCCGGACGCTGGTACCTGCAGATCATGCGCTTCCTGCTGCTCTTCTCCAACATCGTGCCCATCAG CCTGCGTGTCAACCTGGATATGGGCAAGATGGTTTTCAGCTGGATGATCAAGAGGGACTCCAAGATACCTGGGACCGTGGTGAGGGCGAGCACCATACCTGAGCAGCTGGGCCGCATCTCCTACCTGCTGACCGACAAGACGG GAACTCTGACCCAAAATGAGATGGTGTTCCGCCGCCTCCACCTTGGCACGGTGGCGTACGGGATGGACTCTATGGATGAAGTGCAGAGCCACGTGTTCAGCGCCTACACGCAG CCCGCCCACGACCCGCCGGCCTCCAGGACCCCGGCGGCCACCAAGGTTCGCAAGACCATCAGCAGTCGAGTTCACGAGGCGGTGAAGGCCATCGCGCTGGTTCACAACGTGACGCCCGCGTACGAGTCCAACGGCGTGACCGACCAGGCCGAGGCCGAGCAGCACTACGAGGACACATGCAGGGTCTACCAGGCGTCCAGCCCCGACGAG GTGTCTCTGGTTCAGTGGACGGAGAGCGTGGGCCTGACGCTGGTGGGCCGAGACCAGTCCTCCATGCAGCTCAGGACCCCCAGCGGCCAGATCATGAACTTCAGCATCCTGCAGCTGTTCCCCTTCACCTACGAGAGCAAGAGGATGGGCATCATCGTGCGA GACGAATGGAGCGGAGAGATCACCTTCTACATGAAGGGTGCCGACGTGGTCATGGCCGGGATCGTCCAGTACAACGactggctggaggaggag TGCGGAAACATGGCCAGAGAAGGTCTGAGGGTCCTGGTGGTCTCCAAGAAGTCCCTGACCGAGGAGCAGTATCAGGATTTTGAG GCACGCTACGTCCAGGCCAAGCTCAGCGTGCACGACCGCTCCCTCAAGGTTGCCACGGTGATCGAGAGcctggagatggagatggagctgCTGTGTTTGACAGGCGTGGAGGACCAGCTGCAGGCCGACGTCAGGCCCACCCTGGAGATCCTCCGCAACGCCGGCATCAAG GTATGGATGCTGACGGGGGACAAACTGGAAACGGCCACCTGCACCGCCAAGAACGCCCACCTCATCACCCGCAACCAGGACATCCACATCTTCAGAGCC GTGACCACGCGAGGCGAGGCCCACCTGGAGCTGAACGCCTTCCGTAGGAAACACGACTGCGCGCTGGTGATATCGGGGGACTCGCTGGAG GTTTGCCTCAAGTACTACGAGTACGAGTTCATGGAGCTGGCGTGCCAGTGTCCCGCCGTGGTCTGCTGCCGCTGCGCCCCCACCCAGAAGGCCCAGATCATCCGGCTGCTGCAGGAGCGCACGGGCAAGCTCACCTGCGCTGTGG GGGACGGAGGAAACGATGTCAGCATGATCCAGGAAGCCGACTGTGGCGTGGGAGTGGAGGGAAAA gaaggcAAGCAGGCCTCGCTGGCCGCAGACTTCTCCGTGACTCAGTTCAAACATTTGGGTCGTCTACTGATGGTTCACGGTCGCAACAGCTACAAGAGGTCTGCTGCCCTCAGCCAGTTTGTCATCCACAGGAGCCTCTGCATCAGCACCATGCAG GCCGTCTTCTCATCGGTCTTCTACTTTGCCTCCGTGCCGCTCTACCAAGGCTTCCTCGTTATTGG CTACTCCACCATCTACACCATGTTCCCCGTTTTCTCCCTGGTCCTGGACAAAGATGTCAAGTCCGAGGTGGCCATGTTGTACCCTGAATTATACAAAGACTTGTTGAAG GGTAGACCTCTGTCCTTTAAGACCTTTCTCATATGGGTCTTGATTAGTATTTATCAAG GCAGCATCATCATGTACGGGGCGCTGCTCCTCTTCGAGTCGGAGTTCGTCCACATCGTGGCCATCTCCTTCACCTCGCTCATCCTCACCGAGCTGCTGATGGTGGCGCTGACCGTCCAGACGTGGCACTGGCTCATGATGGTGGCCGAGCTGCTCAGCCTGGCCTGCTACGTCGCCTCGCTCGTCTTCCTGCACGACTTCATCG ACGTCTACTTCATCACCACGCCGTCGTTCCTGTGGAAGGTGACGTCCATCACGCTGGTCAGCTGCCTGCCGCTCTACATCCTCAAGTACCTGCGCAGGCGCTTCTCCCCGCCCAGCTACTCCAAGCTCACCTCCTAG